The sequence TCAGGCTGTCTGGATCTGCGACTGCCGCGTTGTACACATCCTTTCCGCAAGAGATCAACCAGGTCTTAAAATAAATGAATGAGTCGTCCGACACAAATCCACGATTCATAATTGTTACGGCGCACCATAAATTACTTGTGTGCGCCTGGTGCAGCAATTGTTCCGTTCGTAAACGGAACTTCCATATTTCATCCGCCGACAATTTTGTTAGCAGCGCCACCAGGTTGTCAACCTGTGATTTCTGGTCAACGGCATTGTTTTTTGATTGTTGGACAATGTCCCAATATTGGTCCTCATCCATTAAGTCACTCATTATAAAGGTAGCCATACATGGAGCAATTATGGTTAATTGATTCGTGGGTGG comes from Paraflavitalea devenefica and encodes:
- a CDS encoding DUF4240 domain-containing protein, coding for MATFIMSDLMDEDQYWDIVQQSKNNAVDQKSQVDNLVALLTKLSADEIWKFRLRTEQLLHQAHTSNLWCAVTIMNRGFVSDDSFIYFKTWLISCGKDVYNAAVADPDSLINQIDSSIQYYEFESFRYGTHYAIEKVTGKQIVEFQFPKNFPYSEGQYPEVSFSWCTDNPADMKTVCPKLYNKMNPAKDTLSPPSKSRKPRR